The DNA window aaagaCGCTCATTATGCATTACGAAATGCTTTAATTGATCATTTATGAGATGAATATGGTCGTTCAAATATTTGAAGTTGTATttgtaatatattatttaatttattatcatgtattaattttatttcaccaattgaaattatttttatttcaattcGTATAATATAgatttcaataatatatttagaataattaaattaatcatttttgtaatattatcacatttattaaaaatataatattaaagatattcaaaatgtaattataattatatcactaaatttaaaaaatatatatttaataacatataaaaaaatgaaataaataaaataaaaaagaatattccgagaatatttttttagagTAAATTTGAAGTAGATGAGTTGGAGATGAATATTGTATTTGGTGcagaaactgcactattttaGAGTAGAGTTGCTTTAAAATAGAGTTTTGGGTTGGAGATGTCCTAATAACTGGCACGCTCGTTGTATGACAATTGTAGCaaatagttatatatataataaatttttaatttataattattctgaaatattttttttgattgactaaaataaattttatactaattattattttaaatatatattatttgttgataATGTATAACTTATCTTATACCAATATCTTAAACATCATATTAGATATTCAGATCCAGTAGTCTAATTTTGATACCAAATTGTAACAAACATCTCTCACAATTagaacaatatcataaatttttagAAGGTATCCGAGTTCATAAAGTATATGAGTTTATGATCAATAATCAGGTGTTTTGATTTTAACTGCCAACATTTTTTCGTGCAAATTTGTTGCACAAGACGATGGTTTGCAGACTATTACATTAACTCAGATTTAGCAGTTATGAGTTCTATtatcataaaacataaataaatatatattatgattGTGAATTGttatttacattcgaaaatttTTGGAGTATTAATAACTATtacttttaatttatataaaaattaggGATATTAGTGGGTAGGAGGATAACTTGGATTATTTCTCAATTCTCAACCAACGAAACTAATACATTAATTACCGTAGGATTATCCTtcaaacattttcaaaatcgaCGATGATCCTCATTTCTCTCTCCTCTCCCAAACCAGAAGGAGAGAGTGAAAGGGGGATGCAAAAAGAACCCTTCTTTTCAGGAATTGATCGTTCCTTTGAATCGATACATCCCTCTCTTCGGTTTTCTTTCAGATTCTTTTGATTTCTTCTTCCCTCGGGATTCATCTTTCTTGAAAACGCGAAATTTGAGGAAGGTGAAGGGAGAAAAAGGAGAGAGAATATAATTACAATGAGCCGTTGAATCGAAGAAAGATTGGGGGCTTCCTGCAAGTTAGTGTCACCGATTTCTAGTGAACTATCGAGTTTTCTGAATCGGGAATCTGATTTGTTTGCGAATTATTGACTTTCCAGAAGTTGGTTGTTGATATTGTtgcaaaaattgtatttttggcTACTTATTTGGTTAATTTTTCTGGATTTATTGAAAATTAGTCATTTGATATTTTTGGAAATATTGGTTCTTAAAGATTGGGTGTCAGAAATTTCCACAAAAGTCGGAATCTTGGAAGTGGGATTTTATTTTTTCCCCCCTAAAATGGCAACAATTGAAATGGAAAATGTGGAGTGCGTATCTGCATCAGATGTCATTGAAGATGAAGAGATCCAGTCATCGGTGTCTTCTCATCCTCATCCTCAGCAGTATTCCTCAAAGCCTCGTAATGTAGTTCCCACAAGCGTTCATGAATTGCTGGAATGTCCTGTTTGCACCAATTCGATGTACCCACCAATCCACCAAGTATGTTCTATCTTTAGCTTCTTCCGCATCTATAGTTTTTgtacattttcatgcatttttGTGCCTTAATTTTGTGATTGGGAGTGGATGTGTATAACATTGTTTAGGCAATGTGAATGGAGCTATTGTTCGTGCCATGTGAAAAATGTTTCTCCCTAAGATAATTGGATTAATGGGAAATAGTAAAATACAATGTAATAAGAGAAATAGTTTCATTGTTTTCCTGATGAATACGAGAAAATGTGAAGGAGTCTCTGGAATTTTGATTTCGCCATAGGAACTGATAATGAATTTGATGAAGTGCAAGAGTAATGTTTCCCATAAATGGGACTTCATGATATCTTTTAGTAAATGCCTTGATTGATGTTTGATGATTTTGGGTGACAAAGAATCATTGTCCCAAACGATTCCCATTAACATACGTGCTTGTCCGTGAGGTTTGTTTAGTATGGTTTGTGTAACTTTACCAGTTTACTTCACAAGAATGAAGAAAGAATATGTAAAAGCTAGATTTGGTGTGTCAAGCTTCTAGAAAAAAATTCTGTTAATTTTGATTTCTGGCACATGTATTGGATTAATAATTGTTTGTccattatatttttttgtagtGTCACAATGGGCATACTCTCTGTTCGACTTGCAAGACAAGGGTGCATAATCGATGTCCTACATGCAGACAAGAGCTTGGGGATATCAGGTGCTTAGCATTAGAAAAAGTTGCGGAGTCACTTGACCTGCCATGCAAGTACTACTCATTGGGATGCCCTGAAATATTTCCTTATTACAACAAACTCAAACACGAGGGAGTTTGTAATTTCAGACCCTACAATTGTCCGTATGCCGGATCAGAATGTGCAGTTACAGGAGACATTCCATATCTTGTCGCTCATTTGAGAGATGACCACAAAGTGGACATGCACACAGGATGCACTTTCAATCACCGCTATGTTAAGTCAAATCCCCGTGAAGTAGAAAATGCTACATGGATGTTGACAGTGAGTCTGACATTTTTTCGTATTCTTTGGTTTTGTTTTGTTGGTTAGTGGTAATAATAATGCAGTTATTTCTATGAGAAATGAAGCAATGACACTTTGATGGTGTTTGTGTGTTTTGCATCAAGCTGGTATCATAAATTGCGTTTTGTTACTCTAATGTGAACATGATCAAGCTCCCTGTGCTGTCCTGCTTAGTTTCCGGACAAGATCTTGACCTTCCCATTCGGTAGATCTCCTTGAATTCTACTTAAGTGGCGGATTAGTTCATTAATCTCTGTCAGTTTCGTGCATTGGCAGGTATTCAATTGTTTTGGACAATGTTTTTGCCTTCATTTTGAAGCATTTCAGCTTGGCATGGCCCCTGTTTACATGGCTTTTCTACGCTTTATGGGTGATGAAAATGATGCCCGCAACTACAGCTATAGTTTAGAGGTAGGAGCAAACGGCAGAAAACTCATATGGGAGGGTACCCCAAGAAGCATTAGAGATAGCCACCGTAAAGTCAGGGATAGTCATGATGGTCTTATTATTCAACGAAACATGGCCCTTTTCTTCTCTGGAGGTGACAAGAAGGAGCTTAAGCTCAGAGTTACTGGAAGAATATGGAAAGAGCAACAGAATCCAGAAGTTGGGGTGTGCATACCAAATCTTTGTAGTTAAATCTTGAAGTAATTATGTGTGCTTTGGCTTGTGTTTTGGTGTGGTTTATTTGTTTTTGTGGGATGATACATGACCGTGTTGTGTGTTGCAGAAGTTTCTGCTCGTTAATGTATCAAATGTTTAATCACTGCCTTTGGCTGCCCAAGATTTAAGTCAAATTAACCGCATTCCTGTTTTGCTCTCTTtacaatgaattttttttaagattttgacaTCCATCTTTCTGATTATTTGCTTGATTTTCAAAGGCTAATAACCATAAATACACTGGAAGATACAGAAACGCATAAAATTagattttcagaaaatattaaTCATCCCCCACAAGTTCATCTCATAGATAATAATATTACAATGacgagaaaaaaaaaactaccaAGGACACCCTCATACCACCATATCAAGCTGTAACCCGTTCACTTGCAAGATTTCTTTCAGCTTCCACCATTTCTTCTTCAGCATCTCCAATGGCAGAGATAACCTCTGCAGAGGTTTCATCAGCTTCTTCTCCCTTCAGGAGTTTCCCGTTTGCAGAAAGTGGTGCTACCTCAGAACCCGCTGGCAACCCATCTTCTGTTTCGTTATTCTCACCATCTTTGTTACCCAACAATTTAGAAGGTAGCAATGAGGCAATTGCAGCCCTAGCACTGGCCTTGGCTCTTTCAGCTTCTTCTGCCACTTTAGCCGCTGCCGCAGCCTTCTCCCTTTCTATTTCCAATTTAAGATTCGTCACCACATCCTCTTTACCTTCTTTCCTCAACCACTCTCGAACAAACTCCTCAACTTCCTCAGTTAATTCATTTTGATCCTCCCTCAACATGCCATCTACGATCTTAAGCACTTCCTCATGCTTACCAGCCTTGAACAAAACATTCATGATGAACTTATAAGCATCATCATTCATCTTCAGCTTGGGCTGCATCAAATCATAAAAAGACTTTGCCTCATCAACCTTACCAACCTTAATCAAACCATCCACCAACCGGTTATAGACTCCCAAGCTAGGCCTCAACTTTAAGTCAACCATTGTTCTAAAATACAGAGCTGCATCATCTGGCCTATTTTCCTTAAAGCATGTATCCATCAATATAACAAAAGTATACTCATCCGGACTCACCTTCTTATCGCTCATTCCCTTATACAACTGCTCTGCCTCAGCTAACATGTCATTACTACATAATTGATCAATCAATACATTAAAAGATAACGGATCGGGATTGCACCTCTTCTCCCCCATAGAATTGAAGACCTCAATGGCCTCACTAAATCTCTTCTCTGCACAATACCCATCCACGATCACATTGTAACTTCCCAAGTTAACACTCAAATTTTTCGGTGGATCATGCTCGTTTTTCATCCTCTCAAACAACTTCAACGCCTCCTCAAACTTTTCATTCTTGCTCAAAGCCTCCATAATATAATTATAGGCAATTGCATTCATTTTAATTTGCGAACCCTCCCCTAAAACCTTTTTATAACAATCCATTGCCTCAGCTTCCATTTCTTTCAAGAAATAACCTTTCATCAAATTCCCATAAATCACCCCATCAATAATCTCTCCTGTTCCTAATTTCTCCTTCAATTCCTCATACAACTCAAAAATACCATCCGCATTAGAATTCTTAGCTTGCCCCAACATCAAATAGGAATATATAGTTGGGTCTGGTTGAAACCCCTTTGCCGCCATTTCATCCTTAATCTCCAGAGCCCTTTCTATTTCCTGATTATCAACAAGCCCTTTAATCAAAATCCTATAAGTGGTAGGAGAGGGGTTAAATGGAGCGTCGTTAATCAACTGCTTGTATTGCTCTAATGCTAGATCTGTTTTCCGGCAATCGAGATAAACGGTGAGGAGAAGATTGTAAGTTATTACATTTGCACCCACGCCGGCTTGCGTGATAAAACGGTGGAGGGAAAGAAGCTCCGCATACTTGGACTGCCGCAGCTGCGCCGCCATTACAGAGTTGCAGGTATAAATCGTAGGCCTGCAATTGGAATAAATGGAGTGGCGAGTGAGGAGGGCAGCTTCTTCCAAATCGTTTTCTCGTATAAGCTTCAAGATGCGGTTATGGAGGTTGAGCCGGTTCCCGGAGAGTGCAGATAGAGGTTCAGGAAGTTTGGGAGCATTGGGGTTCTGCAGGGTGGCGGAGGGCGGAGGGCGGGGCTGCGGCGATTGCTGATGGCGGAGGGCGGACAAAGGAGGTTCGATACGGAGTCGCCGTTTACGTTTCCGGCGTTCTGCGGCGGCTTCTTCCGGAGTGGCGAAGGAGAAGAGGCGGATTGGGAGGAGGGCACACGGCGGCGCGTGTAATTGGAAACGCTGGGGTTTTATTAGGGTTTTAGTAAGATGATTGAGAAGCACGAGCTTCGAAATCACCATTGTTACTACTGCGTGTGGACTGGCGACTgaatattgattttatttttttatttattttccagAATTGAATGACATTAACTGGGCTGGGCGGGCTTATAGATGTCTTGGACCATGTAGAATATTCAGCCCACCAACTTACAAAACTATAAAAATTCAAGTTTTGGTTCCAATTTGAATGTAATTTGTGACTTATTTGACAAgggttttaaaaatatatagttCAGAGAGAAATTTTAATGTACCGTcgcgaaaatttgaaggtccagaTGAATCACATGTATACAAGTTATcgaatttcttatgtattttattaaattgttttaatgtattaaatgcatatttattGCATGATTATGTGTTTTAAATCTTAGTTTATTAAAGTTCATGCGTAATGCTTTTAAGTTACATTTCGTACTCGAACGATATACAGAGACCAGTGATatttaggaaaaatatttttattaaataattatgttcaattatttaatatatggtgtatttaagtatgatttttgaaaatggacaTTGAGTGTGTATTTTTATTCGTCAGGTcgtatttttaaccggtacgcaaattttagcggATCAGAGgattttttgagggctcgggtacctaaacgaaatatttttcgggagtgttttt is part of the Primulina tabacum isolate GXHZ01 chromosome 18, ASM2559414v2, whole genome shotgun sequence genome and encodes:
- the LOC142532842 gene encoding pentatricopeptide repeat-containing protein At3g49240, mitochondrial, producing the protein MVISKLVLLNHLTKTLIKPQRFQLHAPPCALLPIRLFSFATPEEAAAERRKRKRRLRIEPPLSALRHQQSPQPRPPPSATLQNPNAPKLPEPLSALSGNRLNLHNRILKLIRENDLEEAALLTRHSIYSNCRPTIYTCNSVMAAQLRQSKYAELLSLHRFITQAGVGANVITYNLLLTVYLDCRKTDLALEQYKQLINDAPFNPSPTTYRILIKGLVDNQEIERALEIKDEMAAKGFQPDPTIYSYLMLGQAKNSNADGIFELYEELKEKLGTGEIIDGVIYGNLMKGYFLKEMEAEAMDCYKKVLGEGSQIKMNAIAYNYIMEALSKNEKFEEALKLFERMKNEHDPPKNLSVNLGSYNVIVDGYCAEKRFSEAIEVFNSMGEKRCNPDPLSFNVLIDQLCSNDMLAEAEQLYKGMSDKKVSPDEYTFVILMDTCFKENRPDDAALYFRTMVDLKLRPSLGVYNRLVDGLIKVGKVDEAKSFYDLMQPKLKMNDDAYKFIMNVLFKAGKHEEVLKIVDGMLREDQNELTEEVEEFVREWLRKEGKEDVVTNLKLEIEREKAAAAAKVAEEAERAKASARAAIASLLPSKLLGNKDGENNETEDGLPAGSEVAPLSANGKLLKGEEADETSAEVISAIGDAEEEMVEAERNLASERVTA
- the LOC142532989 gene encoding E3 ubiquitin-protein ligase SINAT5-like is translated as MATIEMENVECVSASDVIEDEEIQSSVSSHPHPQQYSSKPRNVVPTSVHELLECPVCTNSMYPPIHQCHNGHTLCSTCKTRVHNRCPTCRQELGDIRCLALEKVAESLDLPCKYYSLGCPEIFPYYNKLKHEGVCNFRPYNCPYAGSECAVTGDIPYLVAHLRDDHKVDMHTGCTFNHRYVKSNPREVENATWMLTVFNCFGQCFCLHFEAFQLGMAPVYMAFLRFMGDENDARNYSYSLEVGANGRKLIWEGTPRSIRDSHRKVRDSHDGLIIQRNMALFFSGGDKKELKLRVTGRIWKEQQNPEVGVCIPNLCS